The genomic segment GCCGCTAGATCATTCGAATTCCGACCGAAGTTTTCCTTCGAGTTCTCTCGCTCGACTTGCATGTGTTAAGCACGCCGCCAGCGTTCATCCTGAGCCAGGATCAAACTCTCATTTAAAAAGTTTATCTTGGTCAGTCTTGCTGACTGTTTTTTCAGTTTTTTTGGATGTCTGATCATCCGTTAATTTGATCTCCCTTGCGGGCGATCTTAAGGAATTAACTTGCTTTTTACTGTTCAACTTTCAAAGTTCATTGTCGCCAGCACTTGTTCCCCGCTGACTACTTTATCTACTATATCATAACCAGTTCGTGGTGTCAATAGCTTTTTTAATCTTTTTTTAACATTTCTTTAATGCTGTCTTAACTTTACTGTGTTTCTCTTTCGCCATCTCTCAGAGACAACTTGCTTATCTTAACACTATATCGCATGCATGTCAATAGTTTTTAGTCTTTATTTTCAAAAACTTATTATCTCAATTTCATAGTCATATATCTCAGCCTCAGAATTGGCCTCTATATAGTTTAGTATATTGTCTAGTATGCTGTTGGCATGAGCTGTATCAGTTGTCACACAAGACACTCCCAAGACTATGTCTTGGTGTGTATCTTGGCTTTCCACTTCTGCAACTGATACATTGTATTTATTGCTCACTTTTGAGGTCAAGCTTCTGAGCTCCATTCTTTTCTCTTTAAGCGAGTGCACCCAGGCAGCTCTCATTTTAACTTTCATAACTCCAACTACCATGTCTATACTTCCTTTCTGATTTACCTATTTAAACAATATTAACATCCTATCCTATATATCAAAAAGCCTGTTGCCAACAGTGACTATGCCTAGATCTCCATTCACAGTGACTGTATCTCCTGTCTTTATAAGCTTTGTGACTTTTGTGACTCCATTTACCGACGGAATGTGAAGCTCTCTCGCTATTATAGAGCTGTGAACTAGCATTCCTCCTCGCCTCTCCACAATTGCTCCCGCAAGGGAAATTATAAATGTCATCTGTGGCTGTACCGAGTCGAATATCAGGACTTCTCCACGCTCTACATCTGCAAAGTCATCTACCGATTTTATAATTCTAGCTTTCCCAGTGTATATCCCAGGAGATGAGGGCTGTCCCAAAAGCTGTCTAGGCTCCGCCCTATCTATACCTCTATCTTTTTCGTCTATAGACGTGTTCAGCTCTACTGCTTCTCCTGAATATATACCTCTGCAAATTTTTCCCCAATCTTTTGGATCTAACTTTTTGGGGATAGACTTCACTTGCCCTCTTTCCTTTAGAAGTTTCAGACCTTTTTTCATGAATATCAAGAGCTGATTTTCAAGTTTGCCTAAAAGTATATTGTCGTCGTCTCTCAACTTCCAGCTCAGTCTTCCCACTCTGAGCCATATCTTTGCTTCCTCTAGCACCGCTTTTTCTGTTGCCTTTTCGAAGTAATTGTCTGCGTACTCATCCAGCTCTGCTATATCAGCTCTATCTGTTTCTGATTCTTCTGACATTCTTAGAATTACTCTGATTGGTATTTCCGGCCTTTCCTCTAGACTCACACCTTCGTAGCCTACACTCATATTTTGCTTCAGAAAGTTCAGCACCTCTTCTGAAAGCGGTGTTCCGATTTCTTCTATCTCTTCTATAAGTCCCTCTCCCTTGACTCCAGAATCTAAAAGCTCGTTCAGCTTTTCTTTAAAGTTTTTTTCAGACTTTATAGACTCCGAAATCCTCTTCATATCTTTGTTCCTTCTATAAGCCAGTAGCTCCTGGCTCTTGAGCAAGTATATAAATTCATAGGTATCTTCTGGATTCACAAGGTCGTTGTAGAATATCCCAAAGTTTCTGATTCCATGCGCAAACGGTATGAATTCATCCCAGTAGACTTTTGCCCACCTTTCATAGCTTTCTCCTCTCAATTTAAGCTCTTCGAGCAGATCTTCTTCTGAAATTCCATCTGGAGATACCTTGGAAAATACCTCTGCCTCTTCTTCAAGCGCAGGTATGAGCTTTTTCTCCACCCTTTCCGCAAGCTCTATGAGGCTGTCTCCTCTTGGTGTAAGCTTTAGATACCACTTCCGCTCCGATACAGGGTCTTCTCCTATTGATGTAATCGGCCTAACTTGAAGCACTGTAAATCTATCTTTGATTCCAGTCCACTCTATATCTACTGGCTCTCCAAAGATAGACTCTATCCGAATCGACTTTTCAAAAATATCCATTGCAGTTTGTTCGCTCAGTATTTCTTTTTCACCTCTCAAGGTATGTTCCTTGATATTTAGAGTTTTCCTGTCTATTTTCACCCTTTCAGGCATCTCAACATTGTCTACTAGAAAGTTTAGCGCTCCACTTACAGTCTCTATAACTAGACTGTCTTCACTCTGGGATGGATCTTTGGTAAATGTTATCCCCGATATGTCTCGCTTCTCCATCTTCTGTATCAAAATTGCCATTGAACTCCTTGATGAGTCCAATTCTTTTTCTTTTTTGTACAGCAATGACCTGTCGTTCCAGAGCGAAGCCCATACTAGCTTGGTTTTTTCCAATATGTCTTTCTTCTTAACATTTACAAAAGACTCGTGTATGCCTGCATAAGAGTACGTTTTAGAGTCTTCTTCTACCGAAGAGGATCTTATGGAAAAAAGCTCATCTTCTCCCCATTTAGAAAGCCTGTGATCGAGCTCTCTTTCCAGCTCTTCTGGAATTTTCCCCTTCATAAAAGCCGACCTTATTCTGAGTGCAGA from the Andreesenia angusta genome contains:
- a CDS encoding DUF503 domain-containing protein; the encoded protein is MVVGVMKVKMRAAWVHSLKEKRMELRSLTSKVSNKYNVSVAEVESQDTHQDIVLGVSCVTTDTAHANSILDNILNYIEANSEAEIYDYEIEIISF
- a CDS encoding PEP/pyruvate-binding domain-containing protein, producing the protein MEARVKLTVSLDSAYKKAVEVVGGKSRNISLCKNAGYSVPDGFCITTEGYRLFLNSNKLYYLIDKEVTRKSFDDMRWEEIWDSALRIRSAFMKGKIPEELERELDHRLSKWGEDELFSIRSSSVEEDSKTYSYAGIHESFVNVKKKDILEKTKLVWASLWNDRSLLYKKEKELDSSRSSMAILIQKMEKRDISGITFTKDPSQSEDSLVIETVSGALNFLVDNVEMPERVKIDRKTLNIKEHTLRGEKEILSEQTAMDIFEKSIRIESIFGEPVDIEWTGIKDRFTVLQVRPITSIGEDPVSERKWYLKLTPRGDSLIELAERVEKKLIPALEEEAEVFSKVSPDGISEEDLLEELKLRGESYERWAKVYWDEFIPFAHGIRNFGIFYNDLVNPEDTYEFIYLLKSQELLAYRRNKDMKRISESIKSEKNFKEKLNELLDSGVKGEGLIEEIEEIGTPLSEEVLNFLKQNMSVGYEGVSLEERPEIPIRVILRMSEESETDRADIAELDEYADNYFEKATEKAVLEEAKIWLRVGRLSWKLRDDDNILLGKLENQLLIFMKKGLKLLKERGQVKSIPKKLDPKDWGKICRGIYSGEAVELNTSIDEKDRGIDRAEPRQLLGQPSSPGIYTGKARIIKSVDDFADVERGEVLIFDSVQPQMTFIISLAGAIVERRGGMLVHSSIIARELHIPSVNGVTKVTKLIKTGDTVTVNGDLGIVTVGNRLFDI